The DNA sequence GGAACTGATCAATCAGGTACGGCAGGTAGTTCAGGATATCGAGTTGCCGACGTTTTTTGAGTTTGTCACCGCTATGGCCTTCTTATATTATTCCCAGAAGGCCGCCGATCCGGTCATCTTGGAAACCGGCATGGGGGGCAGGTTGGACGCCACCAATATCATCCAGCCGCTGCTGACGATTATTACCAATATCGCCATGGATCACCGGGAATTTTTGGGAAATGATCTCCGGGCGATTGCCGCGGAAAAGGCCGGTATTATCAAACCGGGGGTCCCGGTAGTTACCTACGTCAGTCAGGCCAGTGCCCGCCTTCCCATTCAGGCGGCCTCGGGAGTGCTGAAATCACCCCTGTACTATGGCGGCAGCGATTTTCAGGTGAAAGGGCAGGGGAATGGCCGGTTTCGCTATCAAGGGCGGCACCTCACCTTATCCGGTCTGCAAACAAATCTGGTCGGCAGGCATCAATACCGCAACGCCGCGGTGGCCTTGGCCGCGGTGGAACTATTGCAGGAGCAGGGCTTCCACCTTCCGGAGGAGTCTATCCGGCAAGGGTTGCAGCAGGTTCGTTGGCCGGGACGGTTGGAGGTCGTTTCGACCCGGCCGCAGATTATCCTGGACGGGGCGCACAATCCGGCTGCAGCCACCACCTTGATGCAGGCCCTTAAACACGACCTGATCTATCGCCGATTGATTTTGGTTTTGGGGATCATGGCCGACAAAGACATCCGAGGCATTCTGCGCCGTCTATTGCCCTTAGCCCAGGTAGTAATTTTTTCCCGTCCCCGCTATGAGAGGGCTGCTACTCCCGAAAAGCTCAAATCGTTAGCCGCAAACGCCCCTCGGGAGACCTATGTTATCGATGATCTGGCCGCCGCCATTGCCCAGGCGCGGAGGTTGGCTGACCAGGATGATCTGATCGTGGTTACCGGTTCGCTTTTTACCATCGGCGAGGCCAGGCAATACCTGTAGGCCTTTCGAAAAACTGGCGCCGACGGCTGACAAATCGTCTTGACAGAACCTTGTGCAGATGTTAACCTTCATAAATATTTATAATTATTAGTAGAGATGATCTGACAGGAGAGCCGGCATGCATTTCCAAGACGTGCTCATGACCCTGGAACGTTTCTGGGCCGACCGAGGCTGCATCATTCAACAGCCCTATGATCTCGAGGTGGGTGCGGGCACCTTCAACCCCGCCACCATGCTGCGGGTCCTCGGGCCGGAGCCCTGGAACGTCGCCTATGTTGAGCCCTCCCGTCGTCCCACCGATGGACGTTACGGCGAAAATCCCAACCGTTTGCAGCATTATTACCAATACCAGGTGATCTTAAAACCGTCGCCGCTGAATATTCAAGAGCTTTATCTGGACAGCCTCAAAGCCCTCGGTATCGACCCCCTGTCCCACGATATCCGCTTTGTCGAGGACGACTGGGAATCGCCTACCTTGGGCGCCTGGGGATTGGGCTGGGAAGTCTGGTTGGACGGCATGGAAATCACCCAGTTCACGTATTTCCAACAGGCCGGGGGCATCGACCTGCACCCGATCAGCGTTGAACTGACCTATGGTCCGGAGCGCATCTCCATGTATCTCCAGGGGATCGACAATGTCTATGATCTGGTCTGGACCGATGGCATCAAGTATGGTGATATCCATCATCGGGGAGAAGTGGAATACTCCACCTATAATTTTGAACAGGCCGATGTGGCGATGCTCTTTAACCTTTTCGAACAATATGAACGGGAATCGCACCGTC is a window from the Desulfobacca acetoxidans DSM 11109 genome containing:
- a CDS encoding bifunctional folylpolyglutamate synthase/dihydrofolate synthase, coding for MPKTREPTASLPQSFDSLSTALKWVYDLQKFGIKFGLSSTTRLLTGLNNPQEKCRYIHIAGTNGKGSVAAMLSAIFTQAGYRIGFYSSPHLISFHERFRLQDQDITDDEVLELINQVRQVVQDIELPTFFEFVTAMAFLYYSQKAADPVILETGMGGRLDATNIIQPLLTIITNIAMDHREFLGNDLRAIAAEKAGIIKPGVPVVTYVSQASARLPIQAASGVLKSPLYYGGSDFQVKGQGNGRFRYQGRHLTLSGLQTNLVGRHQYRNAAVALAAVELLQEQGFHLPEESIRQGLQQVRWPGRLEVVSTRPQIILDGAHNPAAATTLMQALKHDLIYRRLILVLGIMADKDIRGILRRLLPLAQVVIFSRPRYERAATPEKLKSLAANAPRETYVIDDLAAAIAQARRLADQDDLIVVTGSLFTIGEARQYL
- the glyQ gene encoding glycine--tRNA ligase subunit alpha, whose translation is MHFQDVLMTLERFWADRGCIIQQPYDLEVGAGTFNPATMLRVLGPEPWNVAYVEPSRRPTDGRYGENPNRLQHYYQYQVILKPSPLNIQELYLDSLKALGIDPLSHDIRFVEDDWESPTLGAWGLGWEVWLDGMEITQFTYFQQAGGIDLHPISVELTYGPERISMYLQGIDNVYDLVWTDGIKYGDIHHRGEVEYSTYNFEQADVAMLFNLFEQYERESHRLSGLGLILPAYDYCLKCSHTFNLLDARGAISVAERSRLIGRVRQMARLCAEGYLKQREAMGFPLLKKSAC